In Methylomonas sp. MK1, the genomic stretch GGCGCAGATAACATTCTTAGTAACGGTGACGTTTTCACTGAGTCTATTAATTTCGTTGTCAATTCTTCTTCACTTACTGGTTTTCCCCTCAACTTCGACTTGGCTGGAGATTATCTATTTAGCGCGTCTCTTACTGGTACAGTTCAAAATTTGACAGGAACTGGTATTACGCTTAATCCAGATAACTCCTTGAGCGGTGTTGCAACGACCTTCTTCGACGTTGCTTTTAATGCTGCTGTTAACAATATATTGCTTAAAAATTTGGATATTCCTGCAAATGTTGCTAACTTGAGTGTTGTAAGTGGCGGCTCTTCTTCTATTCAGTTGGTCGCTGGAACTTTGCTTGGCGACATCACGATTAACGCTCTGATTAATACCGCTGCGGGTGAATTATATCAAACTTCGGGCACACCCTATTTACGTGATTCTTTGGGGAATATACTTACTGCTGACCTCTTGACAATTACAACAGGTTCTGCTCGCGTGTGTAATACCTCTATTGCATCTTGTACAACTCAGACTGGCTTAACCGGTAATTTTGCGGCTAAAACGATTGACATTGAGTTTTTTGATAACCAAGCGGCCCAAACCTATTCTCAGGTGCCGGAGCCGGCTTCTTTAGCGCTGTTGGGTATTGGTTTGTTGGGTATGTCTGGATTTAAACGCAGCAAATTGAGTGCCTAGCTTATAATCTTTGAGCCAATTGACTATCCAAAACCGTGGCAGTAGCAATACTGCCACGGTTTTTTTATGTAATCAGTGCCCGTTTTCTAGTTAGATTTGTCCATTAGAGTGCAGAGATATAGTGTTGCGCAAAGCAACTGCGTGAATGTAATATAACTTTAAGGTTTACATTTTTTTTTTGGGGGGGGGCAGATGGAGATAGATTTAATACCCGTGCTATTGCGGGAGCATTTTGGAACGCGTCAATTGCCACGGGAGCCAGAGCCGCAATCTATGGATAGCTCTGAACAAGTGGATGCTTATTTCAGCTCTGGAAGTGACGAAAATGGAATCATGGCTGTGTCCAATTTGTTTCATGCTGCCCATGCCACACAGGTTCTGCATGGTTGCAAAAAGGTTCTCGATCTTGGTTGCGGGCCGGCGATCCAATTGGCACGTATCGCAGAGCTTAATCCCGATTGCCATTTTGTCGGAGTTGATTTATCTGTCGAAATGCTGGATAGAGCGCATACTTTGATTGCTAAAAATAGATTGTCAAATATCGAGGTTGTTAAAGGAGATATTACTAAATTAGAACAATTTTCAGATGCCAGTTTTGACGGCATAATTAGTACAGTAACTCTACATCACTTACCTCGCGCAGATGATCTTGCGAGAAGCTTTTATCAGATGAGTAGAGTGCTTAGGGCTAGGGGTGCTATTTATCTGGCAGACTTTAGCCGCTTAAAATCGTTAAAATCAGTTTTGTATTTTGCGTATAAGTACAGGCACAAGTTGCCTCATGTTCTTTGTCTTGACTATGAGAGGTCATTGCGAGCAGCCTTTTTAGCAAGCGATTTTCAGAAACAAATGCATCATTTAGCCTCTTATCAAGCTATATTGTATATTACAGGGGTTTTGCCATTCATGTTGGCGATCAAAACTAAAGATCGAGATGTGAATCCAGAGATAAAAGCAGCAATAAAAAACAAGAGACTTGCTTTGCCACAGCTATATCGTAATGAACTTGATGATTTGAGGCTGTTGTTCCGCATGAGTGGTTTGAATGATTCAATTTTTACCTGAACTGATTTTTTTGCCCAATTCACAGGTAATTCAATAAGCGACATATTTCAGTTGATAGGCGTTAGAAGGAGGGGGAATAACCCAATTTCGAATGAAGCCTTTTGCGATTACAGTACATCTCGATTTGTTGGTTGAGGTCAATCCCGCGCTTCAAAGTATTTTTTTAGAGCTATAACTAAGTAATTGGAGGGAATAGTTGAGCGTACGCCAATTATTTGAGTTGTAATTGAATTGTCGAAACTTTGTTTGTCGGCGAGATAATCGAGAAAAAAAGGGAATGTTTTGATCGCTCGTTGTGTTTTTTCGCTTAAATATGGTGCCGTTGTGTTTATAATAAAATTAAAAAACGTAATTGGAAGGGTGATAATGATTGGCAATTTAAATCCTTGATCTCTCATAATTTGGCGAACGATTTTGCATAACATGGTCAGTTTAATCGCTTCACGAGGGCCGGCACATAGGTGAAAAATTTTATATTTACTATCTTTTTGATCGGAGCTCCATTTCAAAACATTCGCAACATAGTCTACTGGTATTGTGTCGAGTTTAGCGTCACTGAGATTTGGTAATAATCCGAAAGTTCGTCGACCAGCTAAAAACTCACATATATGATAAAAAATTTGAAAGTGGATTATTTTTCCGGTTTTTGAGTCGCCCACAACCATGCTGGGCCTGTGAATGGTTACCGGCAAATCGTAAAGTTCAATTTGTTGGCGAAGATAGTCTTCGGCCTCGGCTTTGGATTGCTCATAGGTATTGTGAAAGCTCCGCGGTTGGGTGATCCAAGTTTCCGGGACGACACCTGGCATTTTGCCGGCAACGCCAACTGTACTGACATATTCAACTTTTTGTAAAGTTCCTGACGCTTGACAGGCTATGGCAAGTTCTACAATGTTTTTTGCGGAACCCAGCGCATGTTGTCTGGCTACTTGCAACGGCAAATTCATTCTGACAACGCCCGCACAGTGAATAATGTGGGTACACTGCCTAGCGATTTCAGCATAAATGTCTTCAGATAACGCAAATTTCTTTAGGTCGGCATCGCCCTGTAACGCGGTAATGCGATGCCTAGCATTTGTTTCTTGCTCTTGATCCAGATTCCAAAAAAGGAAAAGTTCTTTGAGGCGTTTTTCTAAATTTTCAGTGGATTCGGCGCGTATCAGCAGCCATAATGAGTTATCAGCCTCTTCTAGAAGCAGGGGTATTAATGCGCTACCTACAGCACCGGTTGCACCTGTAACAAAAATTTTTTTTGCCATTTGAGGAGGACCTTCTATGAGGGTGTAATTATTTTATTGAAACTAAAGTTTCAATAAGACGATGTCTTGATTGGCTAAAATTGGTTGGGAGTGAATTCTTGATTTTGGGTCTTCTAGCAAGTTATACAGTTGGTTTATCCATGTTTCATAATTGTGTTGGATATTTTTACGTCTAAGTTTCAGATTTGTCGTTAGCTCTTGCTCTGCAACTGAAAGGCTTTTGAGCGAAAAAATGACGCCAACGGGGCGTTTATATTCGGGTAAATCCGAAACGCTTTGCGTCAGATTGATAGCGACTTGCTGTACGAAAGCGATTGTAAATTGGTCTTTGGTGATATTTGAACTAACAACGGTCACTAATGCAATCAAGAATTTTCTATTTTCACCAAAGACAACGGCGTGCTCCACTGCAAAATTGTTTTGGAGTATCGACTCAATTGCAACCGGAGCTATTTTTCTACCAGTTGATGTTTTAAATACTTCAGATTTTCGTCCTGTTAAGCGTATGAAACCATCGGTATCAATTTCTGCATAGTCTCCAGTTCTAATGTAATAATTTTCAACGAAGCTTCTTTTAGAGTCTTCATCCCCAAGATAGCCATTAAAAATGCCAAGTCCTTTAACCAGTAATTCGTTGTCTTTCTCCAAGGTTATGGTGTTGCCGGGCAAAGCTTTGCCGACAGTGCCAAAACGGTATTCTGAAGACCTATTTGCCGCTATCGGCACCACGTTTTCACTTAGCCCATAAGCTTCTAAAATCAACAACCCCATAGCATGATAGCGGTGTAACAACCATAGTGGCATGGCTGCCGATCCGCTCACCATATACCTTATGTTTTTGCCAAAAAGGGCGGTAAATGATTTAAAAATTTGGCGATTGGCGGTTCGGAAGAGCAAGCCGATAGCAGTTTGGCTTTCACCCTTTTTAAGGGAATATCGTAGGCATTGAGAAATAAGCTGCGGTTGTTGATTTAGCTTAGTTTCAAATCCCTGATAAAGTTTTTCATAAAAACGCGGAACGGCAATAAATATGTGCGGATTGATTGTTGGCAGGTATTCGATGATTTTTTGCGGCTGTTCCACAAAGTAGACTTCGGCTCCGCCTGCTAAAGCACATAAATTTACAATACGTTGAAAAAGGTTGGAAAGCGGCAGCCAACAAGCTAAATGACACGGCTGATGGTTTAACTCAGGGTAAGTTTGCAATATTGCGTCGATAGCGGCAATGATTTGATCATGTCGATAGGCTATGCCTTTTGGGGTTCCCGTAGTGCCTGAAGTGAAAAGGATGGTGGCGATATCCGAAGGCTGAAGTATATCGGGTTGCGGAGTGTCGTTGAGTTTGCCGGTTGCGGTCAGGGAGAGATCTATAAATTTGAGATTATCTGGTTGCCCCTCCAATGGAGCGGAATTAAGCACAATAATGGTTTCGAATTGACTAAGATCCTGAAACTTATCCAGATATCTTACGTGGTCTATTGCAAGTGTTTTAGTGTTTGCAATTTTTACGATGGCGTTTAACTGTTCGGGATTCTCGTTCGGATCGATACCGACCACAATCCCACCCATTGCTAAAAAGGCATGATGGACTAGTTCCCAATCGTGCGAGGTGGTAGCCATAATCGCTGCCACTTGATTTTTTTTAACGCCAAGGTCTTTGAGTTTCCAGGATAAATCCATCGCCTTCCGATAAAACTCTAAGTTACTTATCGGATGCCAAGTACCATCAGTATTAAGAATCCAATGCGCTGTATCGTCCGGATGTTCGTTCGCTCTGAGTTTTAATAAATCGGGAAGTGTCTTATATCGACTCATACGGTCTCCTTTTAAGTCATACAGGCGGGTCGTAAGCACCTTTAGGCTCGGTAATAGCTAGTTCGCGTTCCGACATTCCCAACCAATTTAGACTAGTTCTGACATCCTTGCCCAAGAAGACTTTGTTTTTGATCATGAAGTCGACCAACGGGATTAAAATTTTCCACTCTTTCAGATTGGCTTTGCCTTCACGAATTAACGCGGCGAATTCCGGCAGATAAGGATTGTAGCCAAAGTGTTTTAAGTCGGAGTACATTAGCAACCAGTTAATCGGGTAGTTGCTAAAGATCGGACTGGCGTGCTTACTTGACTTGACCAAGCCCAATTCGACCACTTTTTGCATCACTTCTTCCTGATTATATTCCCAAGCATGATAAGGGGCTAAATAGCGTGGAAACAGAGTACCTTTGGGGAAGTTGTTGGGATTGAAGAAGCGGGACAATTCATATTCATCGAATTCGCCGCAGGTTTTCAATGCCGGCGGCGTCCAGTCAACTTCGCAAATCAGTTTTCTGGAGAATTCGTAGAGCATTCTTTCCGGTTCGGGTTGCCCGGGCGAATATCCGGCAAGAATTAGCGGTATGTTTTTTTGCATGGCGAGTTTGATTGCATCGCCTTCGAATAGCGGGGCATAGACATACGATACTGTGTAGACGGCGCCTCTCGGTTCTTGGTGTTTTAAGAGATAGCGAAAAGCCTTTTGGTAGAAGTTATCGGATGGGCGATATACCAGATGGTCAATGTCGAGTTTACCGAGCGTGCGCCGGATATTATCCCAGGCGATCGGAGGAATATTAATATCGGTGGTGAATGCCAGGATTTTTAGACCGTATTCGACCTTTAATTTGTAAAGCAAATAAAGGCTATCCTTACCGCCGCTGACCGGCACTAGGCAGTCATATTCCGCTTGACCCTTACAGTCTCGTAGCGCCTTTTCCAGGTCGAGCTCTCGCTCCTTGCGGTTCTCCTCCTCTTGTCTTTGGTCTTGAGGACTAAAATCTCGGCAAAGATTACAAACGCGATTCGCGTCCAGGGTTATTTCGGGTACTGCATCGGAAATCAAGCATTGCTTACAGGTGGCCATGTTCACCTCGCCGGAAATTGGTAAATTTTAAGGTTCAGAGGTTTTTGTAGGCCTCGAATGAATTCAGTTTTGCCAGTAATTAAAGTAGTAAATCCAGATAAATATGGAGTTTTAGATTGTAATGCTGATTGCTGCTTTCACTTACCGCAGAGTCAAGAAATTATCTCGCGCCTTTCCCCCACAAGATCACTTCTACTGTACTCATCATGATCGTCAAATCTAGAAACAGACTGTAGTTTTTGACGTAATACAAATCGAATTGTAGTTTTTGCCGGGTATCGTATTCGCTTGCGCCATAGGGATAACAGAGTTGTGCCCATCCGGTGATGCCGGGCTTTACTCTATGTCTTTCTTTATAATAAGGAATGTTCTCTTCGAAACCTTTAACGAATTCCGGTCTCTCCGGGCGCGGGCCAACAAAGCTCATATCGCCTTTTAATACGTTTAGCAGCTGAGGCAGCTCGTCTATCCGATATTTACGAATCACTTTGCCGACGCGAGTCACGCGATCATCGGTTTGGCTCGCCCATTGCGCGCCATTTTTTTCGGCGTCGATACGCATACTGCGAAACTTAATAACATCGAACGGTATATCTCGATAGCCGACACGTTTTTGCCGGTAGAAAACCGGTGCTCCAAAGCCGCTTTCGATATAGATTGCCAGCATAGTGAGGATCATTAGCCACCAGCTTACGGAGAGTAGCAACAGGCTGGCTAGAATATCGAAGCTGCGCTTGACGATAGGACGCAGTCCGCCGCTCACAAAACCATCGGAAAACATCAGCCAGCTAGGGCTCAGCGCCTCTAGAAAAACCAATCGTTGCTCTCTCTCGTAGAAGGTTTGCAAGTCCATGATTTGTACGCCGGACATTTTTATATCCAACAGTTCTTCAACGGGCAGCTTTTTTCTACGATCATCCACAGCGATAACTATTTCATCGACGTTAGCGGCTTCGACAATATCGGTTAGCCTGATTTTTTCATTGAGCGCAATCGCATGGGGCACGCTTATTGGTTCGTCCTCCAGCGTGATGTAACCGACTATTTCAAATCCTCTATAAATATAGCTGGAATTAACGACGCTGAGTTCTCCGGCTCTTTGGCCACAACCCACCACTAACACTCTGCGTTTTAAATTATCCAGATTGACGAAGCGATAAAATAAATAACGTGTTAACAGCAAGCCCACAAAAGAAAAAATAATTGCGGAAATCAAGACGCTGCGCGCCAGCATCAAATCCGGAATGATGTAATAAATGAAAGCCAGTATGAATACTGCAACGGCGAAGCTGAAACTGATACGCTGTAGAATGTTGTATTCTTCTTTATCCAGTGTTTTCCGATATAAGCCTAGGCCGGAGCAGCTAGCGATGAATACGATGGAATAAACCGTTGCTGAGGCGGCAAGCTCTGGTTGGGAGTACCAGGACGCTGTGTATAAAAATCTTAGGCCCGCGCCGCAATACATGGCTAAATAAAACACTAACGATTCCGCCATGAGCAACCACAGATAGGCAGTGGAAATGTAATGTCGAAAAATTCTTATCATATGCGGCTACCGTGTAACTCCTGAATAATAACTATTTGACGGCATTCTGGTTTAGAAGCGTCTTGATATGTTCAGCGGGAATAGCATAGGTGATGCCGCTGGGATTGGATATGGCATTTTCTTTGCTCCCCTGTACAAAGACTTTGTTAATGATACCAATAACTTTTCCGGAATTGATGTCGTATAAGGGGCTGCCGCTGTTGCCGGGGTAGGCAGTGGCGTCTAATTGGAACACATTGAAAGGTGTCTGTAGCCGCTTCAGCATATTGACATTTAACTGTCGCGTGGCAATTGCCGGTATGGCATTCGGCGAGATAGCCGCAATAATGCTTCGGTGGGTGACGGGATACAAACCCAGCACCATACCTATAGGATAACCGGTGAATGCATATTGCTCGCCCTCCCGCACTCTCAGGGAGTCACCGATTTCCAGCGCGGGTAATACTCCACCGTCTACCTTTAACAGTGCCAGATCGTGATCTTCGTCGGTCACGGTCAGTTCGGCAATTTGCATTTGTTCTTTTTGCTCGTGGCGATAAAAAACCGCATAACGCTCGAGGTGCTCTTCGTCTAGTTTTTTTGCCGTTACGTGAGCGTTGGTAACCACTTTTCTGCCGTCGGCAACGGCGAAGCCGGTGCCCAGGAAAACCGCACGCGGGTTTCGTGTTGGCATATAAGTACCTATAGCTACTATTCCGGGTTTGACTCGGGTAAGAATGTCGGGGAGGTTAATTTCATCGGCATGGCTGGGTGCGATGGCGGATAGTCCGATATATAGCGCCAAGAGATACAGTGTTTGGTTTTTCATGGCTAGAGGAGTTATGGGGCCTTAATTGGCACAGCTTGGAAAGTTTAGTCTAACTTAGCATGAATGCGGGCGTCGTCGTGAATTAACAGTTGTTTACACTTTGACAGACAGGTACCGGCATAATACATAGCGCTTAATTTCTGCCTGGAACAACGCGAGTGGGCATTGACCAAGTAAAATCATATACCGAGTGAACTAGTTGGTTTCTATTGAGTCCTACTTTTTGGAGATAGTAAGTCAATTCCCGGTAGTGTCTGGCAGTGACGTATCAGCGGGTTTGAGATTAAAAAACGCAGGTCGCTGGAATCTGTTAAATCGCTACCGGTTTTTTTGTGCTTAGATCAGACCGATTCTGTTTGAAAGTCGTTGTTCTTCCAGCACAAAATCTCCGCTCCATCCGGTTTCCAATCCGCCAGCACGTAACGTTTGGCCGGCAAACCGTCAAGCATAAATTCGTGTAGTTTCGGCCGGTGTGTGTGACCATGAATCAATGTATAACAGGCATATTTACGCAGCGATTCCAGCACCGACTCTTGATTGACATCCATAATGTCCAGCGTTTTGCCGCGTTTGTGATAAAAACTGCGGAACCTATACCAACGTGCCGCTATCAGCCGCAGCCATAAGGGTTTGGACAGCACATTTTGTTGCCATTCCGGGCTGTGTGATTTAATGCGAAAGGTCTGATACGCCAGGTCGTCGCTACACAGTAAATCGCCGTGGGTCAGCAAAATCCGCTGGTCGTTCAGCTCAATCGGCGCATATTCGTCCAGCAAACGGATGCCGGTTTCCTGGCAAAACTTTTGGCCCAGCAGGAAATCGCGGTTGCCTTGCAGCAGAAAAACTTCGGTGCCGGAGTCGGCAAGTTGTCTGAGCGCTTTTTTGATGGTCGGGATAGGCTGAGTATTGTCGTCGTCGCCGATCCAAGCATCGAATAAATCGCCAAGAATATAAAGCGATTTTGCTGCGACGGCGCGCTGCTGCAAAAAGCTTAAGAAACGCCGGGTGATCTCCGGTTTTTCCAAAGCCAGATGCAGGTCGGATATGAATAGTACGTCTTGTTTCACGTTTAGTAACAGCGGTTTCCGCCCACTTGCAGGCCGAAACCGCTAATTGTCATTCAATAACTTCAGCTTTATCGATAACGATGTCGGTTTTCGGTACATCCTGATGCGGACCGCGATTGCCGGTGGCTTGTTTGGCCATGGCGTCGACTACATCCATGCCTTCGACAACTTCACCGAATACTGCGTAACCCCAGCCGCTCGGACTTGGGCTGGTGTGGTCCAGAAACGAGTTATCTTTGTAATTGATAAAAAATTGCGCGGTAGCCGAATGCGGGTCGTTGGTGCGAGCCATCGCCAAAGTGCCACGTTTGTTTTTCAGGCCGTTGTCGGCTTCGTTTTTGATGGGCGCATTGGTTTCTTTTTGCTTAAAAGAGCTGTCAAAACCGCCGCCTTGGGCCATAAAGCCTGG encodes the following:
- a CDS encoding PEP-CTERM sorting domain-containing protein; this translates as MNKLKTLGMALALASAPVVTNATAIQLLNTDAGGSFVTFDKLNITSTTPVYTTTVNVGADNILSNGDVFTESINFVVNSSSLTGFPLNFDLAGDYLFSASLTGTVQNLTGTGITLNPDNSLSGVATTFFDVAFNAAVNNILLKNLDIPANVANLSVVSGGSSSIQLVAGTLLGDITINALINTAAGELYQTSGTPYLRDSLGNILTADLLTITTGSARVCNTSIASCTTQTGLTGNFAAKTIDIEFFDNQAAQTYSQVPEPASLALLGIGLLGMSGFKRSKLSA
- a CDS encoding class I SAM-dependent methyltransferase; translation: MEIDLIPVLLREHFGTRQLPREPEPQSMDSSEQVDAYFSSGSDENGIMAVSNLFHAAHATQVLHGCKKVLDLGCGPAIQLARIAELNPDCHFVGVDLSVEMLDRAHTLIAKNRLSNIEVVKGDITKLEQFSDASFDGIISTVTLHHLPRADDLARSFYQMSRVLRARGAIYLADFSRLKSLKSVLYFAYKYRHKLPHVLCLDYERSLRAAFLASDFQKQMHHLASYQAILYITGVLPFMLAIKTKDRDVNPEIKAAIKNKRLALPQLYRNELDDLRLLFRMSGLNDSIFT
- a CDS encoding SDR family oxidoreductase, which translates into the protein MAKKIFVTGATGAVGSALIPLLLEEADNSLWLLIRAESTENLEKRLKELFLFWNLDQEQETNARHRITALQGDADLKKFALSEDIYAEIARQCTHIIHCAGVVRMNLPLQVARQHALGSAKNIVELAIACQASGTLQKVEYVSTVGVAGKMPGVVPETWITQPRSFHNTYEQSKAEAEDYLRQQIELYDLPVTIHRPSMVVGDSKTGKIIHFQIFYHICEFLAGRRTFGLLPNLSDAKLDTIPVDYVANVLKWSSDQKDSKYKIFHLCAGPREAIKLTMLCKIVRQIMRDQGFKLPIIITLPITFFNFIINTTAPYLSEKTQRAIKTFPFFLDYLADKQSFDNSITTQIIGVRSTIPSNYLVIALKKYFEARD
- a CDS encoding AMP-dependent synthetase/ligase, encoding MSRYKTLPDLLKLRANEHPDDTAHWILNTDGTWHPISNLEFYRKAMDLSWKLKDLGVKKNQVAAIMATTSHDWELVHHAFLAMGGIVVGIDPNENPEQLNAIVKIANTKTLAIDHVRYLDKFQDLSQFETIIVLNSAPLEGQPDNLKFIDLSLTATGKLNDTPQPDILQPSDIATILFTSGTTGTPKGIAYRHDQIIAAIDAILQTYPELNHQPCHLACWLPLSNLFQRIVNLCALAGGAEVYFVEQPQKIIEYLPTINPHIFIAVPRFYEKLYQGFETKLNQQPQLISQCLRYSLKKGESQTAIGLLFRTANRQIFKSFTALFGKNIRYMVSGSAAMPLWLLHRYHAMGLLILEAYGLSENVVPIAANRSSEYRFGTVGKALPGNTITLEKDNELLVKGLGIFNGYLGDEDSKRSFVENYYIRTGDYAEIDTDGFIRLTGRKSEVFKTSTGRKIAPVAIESILQNNFAVEHAVVFGENRKFLIALVTVVSSNITKDQFTIAFVQQVAINLTQSVSDLPEYKRPVGVIFSLKSLSVAEQELTTNLKLRRKNIQHNYETWINQLYNLLEDPKSRIHSQPILANQDIVLLKL
- a CDS encoding TIGR03013 family XrtA/PEP-CTERM system glycosyltransferase gives rise to the protein MAESLVFYLAMYCGAGLRFLYTASWYSQPELAASATVYSIVFIASCSGLGLYRKTLDKEEYNILQRISFSFAVAVFILAFIYYIIPDLMLARSVLISAIIFSFVGLLLTRYLFYRFVNLDNLKRRVLVVGCGQRAGELSVVNSSYIYRGFEIVGYITLEDEPISVPHAIALNEKIRLTDIVEAANVDEIVIAVDDRRKKLPVEELLDIKMSGVQIMDLQTFYEREQRLVFLEALSPSWLMFSDGFVSGGLRPIVKRSFDILASLLLLSVSWWLMILTMLAIYIESGFGAPVFYRQKRVGYRDIPFDVIKFRSMRIDAEKNGAQWASQTDDRVTRVGKVIRKYRIDELPQLLNVLKGDMSFVGPRPERPEFVKGFEENIPYYKERHRVKPGITGWAQLCYPYGASEYDTRQKLQFDLYYVKNYSLFLDLTIMMSTVEVILWGKGAR
- a CDS encoding S1 family peptidase, translating into MKNQTLYLLALYIGLSAIAPSHADEINLPDILTRVKPGIVAIGTYMPTRNPRAVFLGTGFAVADGRKVVTNAHVTAKKLDEEHLERYAVFYRHEQKEQMQIAELTVTDEDHDLALLKVDGGVLPALEIGDSLRVREGEQYAFTGYPIGMVLGLYPVTHRSIIAAISPNAIPAIATRQLNVNMLKRLQTPFNVFQLDATAYPGNSGSPLYDINSGKVIGIINKVFVQGSKENAISNPSGITYAIPAEHIKTLLNQNAVK
- a CDS encoding UDP-2,3-diacylglucosamine diphosphatase: MKQDVLFISDLHLALEKPEITRRFLSFLQQRAVAAKSLYILGDLFDAWIGDDDNTQPIPTIKKALRQLADSGTEVFLLQGNRDFLLGQKFCQETGIRLLDEYAPIELNDQRILLTHGDLLCSDDLAYQTFRIKSHSPEWQQNVLSKPLWLRLIAARWYRFRSFYHKRGKTLDIMDVNQESVLESLRKYACYTLIHGHTHRPKLHEFMLDGLPAKRYVLADWKPDGAEILCWKNNDFQTESV
- a CDS encoding peptidylprolyl isomerase; protein product: MRAILVYLMLFLFSTLSFATENKMSNTHSKVKLSTSLGDVVIQLEDEKAPVSAANFLAYVKQGFYSGTIFHRVIPGFMAQGGGFDSSFKQKETNAPIKNEADNGLKNKRGTLAMARTNDPHSATAQFFINYKDNSFLDHTSPSPSGWGYAVFGEVVEGMDVVDAMAKQATGNRGPHQDVPKTDIVIDKAEVIE